The following are encoded in a window of Salinigranum halophilum genomic DNA:
- the dapB gene encoding 4-hydroxy-tetrahydrodipicolinate reductase: MSEVPRIAVTGATGRMGRELLALASEREDLDLVLAVSGSAEDEVDGVRVADAEALPRLLVENEVDALVDFTAPAASAEYVAACADAGVAAVVGTTGFDVEQEAALTQASESVPVLKASNFSRGIAALRRAVREAVAALPDFDVEVTETHHNGKRDAPSGTANTLLEDIDELRGDHPRVHGREGDQPREDGEIGVHARRAGGVPGEHDVLLGGDHEYLSLSHTALDRGVFADGALDAAVWLSGRGAGWYDFGAVINDEE; the protein is encoded by the coding sequence GTGAGCGAGGTTCCTCGAATCGCGGTGACCGGGGCGACCGGTCGGATGGGGCGCGAACTGCTCGCGCTCGCGTCCGAACGGGAAGACCTCGACCTCGTGCTCGCGGTGAGCGGCTCCGCCGAAGACGAGGTCGACGGCGTTCGCGTCGCCGACGCCGAGGCGCTCCCGCGACTCCTCGTCGAGAACGAGGTCGACGCCCTCGTCGACTTCACCGCGCCAGCCGCCAGCGCCGAGTACGTCGCGGCCTGCGCCGACGCCGGCGTCGCCGCCGTCGTCGGAACCACCGGCTTCGACGTCGAACAGGAGGCGGCGCTCACCCAGGCCAGCGAGTCGGTGCCGGTCCTGAAGGCGTCGAACTTCTCGCGAGGTATCGCCGCCCTGCGGCGGGCCGTCCGGGAGGCGGTCGCGGCCCTGCCCGACTTCGACGTCGAGGTGACCGAGACACACCACAACGGCAAGCGCGACGCGCCGTCGGGGACGGCCAACACACTCCTGGAGGATATCGACGAACTCCGCGGCGACCACCCGCGCGTCCACGGCCGCGAGGGCGACCAGCCCCGCGAGGACGGCGAAATCGGCGTTCACGCCCGACGGGCCGGAGGGGTTCCGGGCGAACACGACGTGCTCCTGGGGGGCGACCACGAGTACCTCTCGCTCTCACACACCGCACTCGACCGGGGCGTCTTCGCCGACGGCGCGCTCGACGCGGCCGTGTGGCTCTCGGGACGGGGTGCGGGCTGGTACGACTTCGGAGCCGTAATCAACGATGAGGAGTGA
- the dapA gene encoding 4-hydroxy-tetrahydrodipicolinate synthase — MTAIDEFRGVYPAMCTPFHEDDSIDFETLRADARRLVDAGVDGVVPVGSTGESATLTHDEHIEVVKCVVSEVGDEVPVIAGSGSNNTREALDLSQRSAAAGADALLLISPYYNKPEPAGFIEHYRTIADAVDLPQIVYNVPSRTGRNILPDTAVELASHPNIRAYKAASGDLNQISEVIERTRDEDFQVLSGDDGLTLPVVSVGGAGTISVVANIEPERTVEMVHAALDGDYERARELHHRLAPLVRQLFVETNPIPVKEAMGIRGYSAPHLRLPLTRLSDEHATELGHILDDLEREPVAAEADR, encoded by the coding sequence ATGACAGCAATCGACGAATTCCGCGGCGTGTACCCGGCGATGTGCACGCCGTTCCACGAGGACGACAGCATCGACTTCGAGACCCTTCGCGCGGACGCCCGACGCCTCGTCGACGCCGGCGTCGACGGCGTCGTCCCGGTCGGTTCGACCGGCGAGTCGGCGACGCTCACCCACGACGAACACATCGAGGTCGTCAAGTGTGTCGTGAGCGAGGTCGGCGACGAGGTACCGGTCATCGCCGGCTCCGGCTCGAACAACACCCGCGAGGCGCTCGACCTCTCACAGCGCTCGGCAGCAGCGGGTGCCGACGCCCTGCTCCTCATCTCGCCGTACTACAATAAGCCCGAACCCGCCGGCTTCATCGAACATTACCGGACCATCGCGGACGCGGTCGACCTCCCGCAGATCGTCTACAACGTCCCCTCGCGCACGGGCCGGAACATCCTCCCCGACACGGCCGTCGAACTCGCCTCACACCCGAACATCCGGGCGTACAAGGCCGCAAGCGGCGACCTCAACCAGATATCCGAGGTCATCGAGCGCACGCGCGACGAGGACTTCCAGGTCCTCTCCGGTGACGACGGCCTCACCCTGCCCGTCGTCTCGGTCGGCGGAGCGGGAACCATCAGCGTCGTGGCCAACATCGAACCCGAGCGGACGGTCGAGATGGTCCACGCCGCGCTCGACGGCGACTACGAACGGGCGCGTGAGCTCCACCACCGCCTCGCGCCGCTCGTCCGTCAGCTGTTCGTCGAGACCAACCCCATCCCCGTGAAGGAGGCGATGGGCATCCGCGGCTACAGCGCGCCGCACCTCCGGCTGCCGCTGACCCGGCTGTCCGATGAGCACGCCACGGAACTCGGGCACATCCTCGACGACCTGGAGCGGGAACCGGTCGCCGCGGAGGCCGACCGGTGA
- a CDS encoding LabA-like NYN domain-containing protein, giving the protein MTEIHPHQRVAVLVDAQNLYHSAHSLYSRNIDYSSLLEKAVSGRELVRAISYVIRADSPDEERFFEALVDIGFETKIKDIKTFGDGSKKADWDVGMSLDAVTLASHVDTVVLCTGDGDFSRLCSHLRHEGVRVEVMAFKESTADELVEATDAFLDLSERQDTFLL; this is encoded by the coding sequence ATGACCGAGATTCACCCCCACCAGCGGGTTGCCGTACTGGTCGACGCACAGAACCTCTACCACTCCGCTCACAGCCTCTACTCGCGGAACATCGACTACTCTTCGTTGCTCGAGAAGGCCGTCTCCGGGCGTGAGCTCGTGCGTGCGATCTCCTACGTCATCCGCGCGGACTCGCCCGACGAGGAGCGCTTCTTCGAAGCGCTCGTCGACATCGGCTTCGAGACCAAGATCAAGGACATCAAGACGTTCGGCGATGGGTCGAAGAAGGCCGACTGGGACGTCGGGATGAGTCTCGACGCCGTCACGCTCGCCTCCCACGTCGACACTGTCGTCCTCTGTACGGGCGACGGCGACTTCTCGCGACTCTGCTCGCATCTCCGCCACGAGGGCGTCCGCGTGGAGGTGATGGCGTTCAAAGAGTCCACCGCGGACGAGCTCGTCGAGGCGACAGACGCCTTCTTAGACCTCTCGGAGCGACAGGACACGTTCTTGTTGTAA
- a CDS encoding PUA domain-containing protein, which yields MTDADTRDRRQLRTVADYQFGRGAGAALFPAEEDLRIDRTSSGRPSQVHADGGRIVTYAVDGRFTLGVEGGRRLLSALDAPAYRVVVGDESEPFVRDGKNAFAKFVRDADPGIRPGDEVAVVDETDALLAVGRAELSADAMADFNTGMAVKVRAGHADPA from the coding sequence ATGACCGACGCGGACACGCGCGACCGCCGTCAACTCCGGACGGTCGCCGACTACCAGTTCGGCCGCGGCGCGGGGGCCGCGCTCTTTCCCGCGGAGGAGGACCTCCGCATCGACCGGACGTCGAGCGGACGGCCCAGTCAGGTCCACGCCGACGGCGGTCGAATCGTCACCTACGCCGTCGATGGGCGATTCACGCTCGGCGTCGAGGGAGGACGGCGACTGCTCTCGGCGCTCGACGCACCCGCTTACCGCGTCGTCGTCGGCGACGAGTCCGAACCGTTCGTCCGCGACGGCAAGAACGCCTTCGCGAAGTTCGTCCGCGACGCCGACCCGGGAATCCGGCCCGGCGACGAGGTCGCCGTCGTCGACGAGACCGACGCCCTGCTCGCTGTCGGCCGCGCGGAGTTGTCGGCCGACGCGATGGCGGACTTCAACACCGGGATGGCGGTGAAGGTCCGCGCGGGCCACGCAGACCCGGCCTGA
- a CDS encoding presenilin family intramembrane aspartyl protease PSH, with translation MKPRVYGGVAFAALLFLLVQLGALALVPTFYAEGYQQVEDPTDPTNSLLYIGAILVATALMLAAFKYDFDWAVRGVVVFTSGLLSWYVFSAVLSGLVPVVLAAAVAVALLAHPEWYVIDAAGVLMGAGAAALFGISFGVLPAVVLLSVLAVYDAISVYGTEHMLELAEGVMDLRIPVVLVIPTTLSYSLLDTDFSGANDVHEGDEAAEATADGGGVEADGRERGETEPTDRETEEESVRDAFFIGLGDAVMPTVMVASGAFFSPAASLGLSALPSLNLPALTAMVGTFLGFFVLMWAVMKGRAHAGLPLLNGGAVGGYLLGSLVAGVPLVEALGLARYL, from the coding sequence ATGAAACCACGCGTCTACGGTGGGGTTGCCTTCGCCGCCCTCCTCTTTCTCCTCGTGCAGTTGGGGGCGCTGGCGCTCGTTCCCACCTTCTACGCGGAGGGGTATCAGCAGGTCGAAGACCCGACAGACCCGACGAACAGCCTCCTGTACATCGGCGCGATCCTCGTCGCCACGGCGTTGATGCTCGCGGCGTTCAAGTACGACTTCGACTGGGCGGTGAGAGGCGTCGTCGTCTTCACCTCCGGGCTCCTCTCGTGGTACGTCTTCAGCGCCGTCCTGTCCGGACTGGTGCCCGTCGTCCTCGCGGCCGCGGTGGCGGTCGCACTTCTGGCACATCCCGAGTGGTACGTCATCGACGCCGCCGGCGTCCTGATGGGGGCGGGTGCGGCTGCCCTCTTCGGCATCAGCTTCGGCGTCCTGCCGGCGGTCGTTCTGCTCTCCGTGCTCGCCGTCTACGACGCCATCTCCGTCTACGGAACCGAGCACATGCTCGAACTCGCCGAGGGGGTGATGGACCTGCGCATCCCCGTCGTGCTCGTCATCCCGACCACGCTGTCGTACTCGCTCCTCGACACCGACTTCTCGGGCGCGAACGACGTCCACGAGGGTGACGAAGCAGCCGAGGCGACGGCAGACGGTGGCGGCGTCGAAGCCGACGGGCGTGAGCGCGGGGAGACGGAGCCGACCGACCGGGAGACGGAGGAAGAGTCGGTCCGCGACGCCTTCTTCATCGGGCTGGGTGACGCCGTCATGCCGACGGTGATGGTCGCCAGCGGGGCGTTCTTCTCACCGGCCGCGTCGCTTGGCCTCTCCGCCCTCCCGTCGTTGAACCTCCCGGCCCTGACGGCGATGGTCGGGACGTTCCTCGGCTTCTTCGTCCTCATGTGGGCGGTCATGAAAGGTCGGGCACACGCCGGGCTCCCCTTGCTCAACGGCGGCGCCGTCGGTGGCTACCTGCTCGGCTCGCTCGTCGCGGGCGTCCCCCTTGTCGAAGCGCTCGGACTGGCCCGGTACCTGTGA
- a CDS encoding H/ACA ribonucleoprotein complex subunit GAR1, with protein MKRVGTVSRTAQGVAIVRLDDDPPDIGTVVVDDSLSKVGRVVDVFGPVDGPYVAIAPSGGASPASLVGSKLYAR; from the coding sequence ATGAAACGCGTCGGAACCGTCTCGCGAACCGCCCAGGGCGTCGCCATCGTCCGCCTCGACGACGACCCGCCGGACATCGGCACCGTCGTCGTCGACGATTCCCTGTCGAAGGTCGGCCGCGTCGTCGACGTCTTCGGCCCGGTCGACGGGCCGTACGTGGCCATCGCGCCCTCGGGTGGCGCTTCGCCGGCGTCACTCGTCGGGTCGAAGCTGTACGCGCGGTAG
- the srp19 gene encoding signal recognition particle subunit SRP19, producing MVENVIWPAYFDAARTRSEGRRVPLDQAVEEPTVDELAKAVQQVGYDAVIERDKTYAREYEQRGRVLVQGADDASKNDLVQAVAAYVNILRD from the coding sequence ATGGTCGAGAACGTCATCTGGCCCGCGTACTTCGACGCCGCCCGGACCCGGTCGGAGGGACGACGGGTCCCCCTGGACCAGGCGGTCGAAGAGCCGACCGTCGACGAACTCGCGAAGGCCGTCCAGCAGGTCGGATACGACGCGGTCATCGAGCGCGACAAGACCTACGCGCGGGAGTACGAACAGCGCGGCAGAGTACTCGTGCAGGGGGCCGACGACGCCTCGAAGAACGACCTCGTCCAGGCCGTCGCCGCCTACGTCAACATCCTCCGGGACTGA
- the btuC gene encoding vitamin B12 ABC transporter permease BtuC: protein MSRDVRVRAVGWSAGLAAACAVVMVLSAGIGPIRVPPTTVAQVVLDALPGVAFDVPREAAIIVQRVRMPRIALAAVVGFALATAGVVMQGFFRNPMADPSIVGVSSGAAVGAVASIALPALPFGLGLQAAAFVGAIVAAFGVYLIATEGGRTPVATLLLAGVAVQTFLGAVISFLLLQSGQSLNRAVFWLMGHLHDASWGDVRTTLLVLPPTFVILLVYAQDLNVLLLGEDDAHSLGIEVERTKRTLLALASLVTAAAVAVSGVIGFVGLVVPHMMRLLVGPDHRVLLPASAFGGAAFLVLTDTVARSGPAELPVGIVTAAVGAPFFIYLLRSREVRRL, encoded by the coding sequence ATGTCTCGCGACGTACGCGTTCGGGCAGTGGGCTGGTCGGCTGGTCTCGCAGCGGCGTGTGCCGTCGTGATGGTGCTCAGCGCCGGCATCGGCCCCATCCGCGTCCCCCCGACGACCGTCGCACAGGTCGTGCTGGACGCCCTCCCGGGGGTCGCCTTTGACGTCCCCCGGGAGGCGGCGATCATCGTCCAGCGGGTCCGGATGCCGCGAATCGCGCTCGCCGCCGTCGTCGGGTTCGCGCTCGCGACCGCCGGCGTGGTGATGCAGGGCTTTTTCAGGAACCCGATGGCGGACCCCTCCATCGTGGGCGTCTCCTCGGGGGCCGCCGTCGGCGCTGTCGCCTCGATTGCCCTCCCGGCGCTGCCGTTCGGGCTCGGCCTGCAAGCGGCGGCGTTCGTCGGTGCAATCGTCGCCGCCTTCGGCGTCTACCTCATCGCCACCGAGGGCGGTCGGACACCCGTCGCGACCCTCCTCCTCGCGGGCGTCGCCGTCCAGACGTTCCTCGGCGCGGTCATCTCCTTTCTGCTCTTGCAGTCGGGGCAGAGCCTCAACCGCGCGGTGTTCTGGCTCATGGGTCACCTCCACGACGCCTCGTGGGGTGACGTCCGGACGACGCTCCTCGTTCTGCCGCCGACGTTCGTCATCCTCCTCGTGTACGCACAGGACCTCAACGTCCTCCTCCTCGGCGAGGACGACGCCCACTCGCTCGGTATCGAAGTGGAGCGGACGAAGCGTACCCTCCTGGCACTGGCGAGTCTCGTCACGGCCGCGGCCGTCGCCGTCTCCGGCGTCATCGGCTTCGTCGGCCTCGTCGTCCCGCACATGATGCGGCTCCTCGTCGGGCCCGACCACCGCGTCCTCCTCCCGGCGTCCGCGTTCGGCGGTGCCGCGTTCCTCGTCCTCACCGACACCGTCGCCCGCTCGGGGCCCGCAGAACTTCCTGTCGGTATCGTCACCGCCGCGGTCGGTGCCCCCTTCTTCATCTACCTGCTCCGGTCACGGGAGGTGCGGCGGCTATGA
- a CDS encoding heme ABC transporter ATP-binding protein, whose translation MISVDALAVDLGDERVLDGVSLTVNEGDFVGLIGPNGAGKTTLLRTMNGGLTPRQGTVEIDGRDVHQLSSRGASRLVATVPQTTQLSFDFSVREAVEMGRTPHRSRFDTWSATDREAVDAALARTAVTDLADRPVTDISGGERQRVLIARALAQTTPVMLLDEPTASLDINHQVRTLELVRDLVEEGKTALAAIHDLNLAAHYCDRLVLLSDCRVLAAGRPAAVLTEPNLQAAFDTNAVVSRHPVTGSVYVTALPDVGVTPGEDVAGRIHVVGGGGSAARVLYLLSAAGYTVSAGALNEGDTDAETARHLGLDLVTVPPYAGVDESTRAAVESKVAAADAVVVTDIEVGEGNLPNLDVAAAADHVVLVEERPFEERNFAGAAGTNAYERLRRDATVVDTRDVVGAVQAALGEADPVDGAETPVDGGASSPRRTPSFPHSPSSNES comes from the coding sequence ATGATTTCCGTCGATGCCCTCGCCGTCGACCTCGGGGACGAACGGGTGCTCGACGGCGTCTCGCTCACCGTCAACGAGGGCGACTTCGTCGGGCTCATCGGCCCGAACGGGGCCGGCAAGACGACGCTCTTGCGGACGATGAACGGCGGACTCACGCCGCGGCAGGGGACCGTCGAGATCGACGGGAGGGACGTCCATCAGCTCTCCTCGCGGGGAGCGAGCCGGCTCGTCGCGACCGTCCCGCAGACGACACAGCTCTCGTTCGACTTCAGCGTCAGAGAAGCCGTCGAGATGGGTCGGACGCCACACCGGTCGCGCTTCGACACCTGGAGCGCCACGGACCGAGAGGCCGTCGACGCCGCGCTGGCACGGACCGCGGTCACCGACCTCGCGGACCGACCGGTGACGGACATCTCCGGCGGCGAACGGCAGCGCGTCCTCATCGCGCGAGCGCTCGCGCAGACCACCCCCGTGATGTTGCTCGACGAGCCGACGGCGAGTCTCGACATCAACCACCAGGTCCGGACGCTCGAACTCGTCCGCGACCTCGTCGAGGAGGGGAAGACCGCGCTCGCGGCCATCCACGACCTCAACCTCGCCGCTCACTACTGCGACCGGCTGGTGTTGCTGTCGGACTGCCGGGTGCTCGCCGCGGGGCGTCCCGCGGCCGTGTTGACCGAGCCCAACCTCCAGGCCGCGTTCGACACTAACGCCGTGGTCTCCCGACACCCCGTGACGGGCTCGGTCTACGTCACCGCGCTCCCCGACGTCGGCGTCACCCCCGGCGAGGACGTGGCGGGCCGAATCCACGTCGTCGGCGGCGGCGGGAGCGCGGCCCGCGTCCTCTACTTGCTCTCTGCGGCCGGCTACACCGTGTCGGCGGGCGCGCTCAACGAGGGTGACACCGACGCCGAGACGGCCAGACACCTCGGACTCGACCTCGTCACCGTTCCGCCGTACGCCGGCGTCGACGAGTCCACACGCGCGGCCGTCGAGTCGAAGGTCGCAGCCGCGGACGCCGTCGTCGTCACCGACATCGAGGTCGGGGAGGGGAACCTCCCGAACCTGGACGTGGCGGCGGCGGCCGACCACGTCGTCCTCGTCGAGGAACGCCCGTTCGAAGAACGCAACTTCGCGGGCGCGGCGGGGACGAACGCGTACGAACGGCTCCGACGCGACGCGACGGTCGTCGACACCCGCGACGTGGTCGGCGCGGTACAGGCGGCGCTCGGCGAGGCTGACCCGGTCGACGGAGCCGAGACGCCGGTCGATGGCGGAGCGAGCAGTCCGCGCCGCACGCCCTCGTTCCCTCACTCGCCGTCGTCGAACGAGTCGTAG
- a CDS encoding tubulin/FtsZ family protein, producing the protein MKLALIGVGQAGGKVVDALIRYDRSARADFVTAALAVNTARADLAGLELVPPAKRILVGQSRVKGHGVGADNELGAEVMAEDVGEVLAALDDVASHEIDAFLVVAGLGGGTGSGGAPVLAHELKRLYTEPVYGLGLLPGRDEGGIYTLNAARSFQTFVREVDNLIVFDNDAWRHTGESVKAGFASLNEELARRLGVIFSAGEVTDGQVAESVVDSSEVINTLAGGGVSTVGYAAAQRERRRGGLLSRFRSAPPEVDDGGAMNRVSSLVRRATLGRLTLPCDVNGTERALVVVSGPPEALSRRGIERGRKWLEEETGTMEIRGGDAPVDSDFVAVAVLLSGVTSVPRIKELQAVAIEAQREGFERDAVSADNLASLLDTDEELDALF; encoded by the coding sequence ATGAAACTCGCACTCATCGGGGTCGGCCAGGCCGGCGGCAAGGTGGTCGACGCCCTCATCCGATACGACCGGTCGGCCCGGGCGGACTTCGTCACCGCCGCCCTCGCCGTGAACACCGCGCGCGCGGACCTCGCGGGGCTGGAGCTCGTCCCGCCGGCAAAGCGTATCCTCGTCGGGCAGTCACGGGTCAAAGGCCACGGCGTCGGCGCGGACAACGAACTCGGCGCCGAGGTGATGGCCGAGGACGTCGGCGAAGTTCTCGCCGCCCTGGACGACGTCGCGTCGCACGAGATCGACGCGTTCCTCGTCGTCGCCGGACTGGGCGGCGGGACCGGTTCGGGCGGCGCACCGGTCCTCGCCCACGAACTGAAGCGGCTCTACACCGAGCCGGTGTACGGGCTCGGACTGCTCCCCGGGCGCGACGAGGGCGGTATCTACACCCTCAACGCCGCGCGGTCGTTCCAGACCTTCGTTCGCGAGGTGGACAACCTCATCGTCTTCGACAACGACGCCTGGCGGCACACCGGCGAGTCGGTCAAGGCGGGCTTCGCCAGTCTCAACGAGGAACTCGCGCGACGGCTCGGCGTCATCTTCTCCGCGGGGGAGGTGACGGACGGACAGGTCGCCGAGAGCGTCGTCGACTCCTCGGAGGTCATCAACACGCTCGCCGGTGGCGGCGTCTCCACCGTCGGCTACGCGGCCGCGCAACGAGAGCGTCGGCGCGGCGGACTCCTCTCTCGGTTCCGGTCGGCTCCACCCGAGGTCGACGACGGTGGGGCGATGAACCGGGTGTCGAGTCTCGTCCGTCGGGCGACGCTCGGCCGACTCACCCTCCCCTGTGACGTCAACGGCACCGAACGCGCGCTGGTGGTGGTCAGCGGCCCGCCCGAGGCGCTCTCCCGACGCGGCATCGAGCGCGGGCGGAAGTGGCTCGAAGAGGAGACCGGGACGATGGAGATTCGCGGCGGCGACGCGCCCGTCGACTCTGACTTCGTCGCCGTCGCCGTGCTCCTCTCGGGCGTGACGTCGGTCCCGCGCATCAAGGAACTACAGGCGGTCGCCATCGAAGCCCAGCGCGAGGGCTTCGAACGCGACGCGGTGAGCGCCGACAACCTCGCGTCCCTGCTCGACACCGACGAGGAACTCGACGCGCTGTTCTGA
- a CDS encoding ZIP family metal transporter: MVELANLTFVFLAGLVTALATGIGAFPFFFVDDVGDRWNVALWGLASGIMVSASVFGLVLEAFGSSVTLSLAGFSVGRVPPRLVGLLVAGLLTGIVLVVAAHRVIDDYEVSPKRYEEADFKKLLLILGILTVHSFPEGVAVGVAFADLGFSGPTLFGFVVPVLGVFMTVAISIHNVPEGLAISIPLRAMGVSEWRMVWWAVFSSLPQPVGAVIAFYFVRIAREFLPFGFGFAAGAMIYLVLTEFIPEALELGQGLPGGGKRELLAGLTAGFAVMVPLAFV, from the coding sequence ATGGTCGAACTCGCGAACCTCACGTTCGTCTTTCTCGCGGGACTCGTCACCGCTCTCGCGACGGGAATCGGCGCGTTCCCGTTCTTCTTCGTCGACGACGTCGGCGACCGCTGGAACGTGGCGCTGTGGGGTCTCGCCTCCGGCATTATGGTCTCGGCATCGGTGTTCGGGCTCGTCCTCGAGGCGTTCGGGTCGTCCGTGACGCTCTCGCTCGCGGGGTTCTCTGTCGGGAGGGTACCCCCTCGTCTCGTCGGCCTCCTCGTGGCGGGCTTGCTGACGGGTATCGTCCTCGTCGTCGCGGCACATCGCGTCATCGACGATTACGAAGTGTCGCCGAAGAGATACGAAGAGGCGGACTTCAAGAAGCTCCTACTCATCCTCGGCATTCTCACCGTCCACTCGTTCCCCGAGGGGGTCGCCGTCGGCGTCGCGTTCGCGGACCTCGGCTTCTCCGGGCCGACCCTGTTCGGGTTCGTCGTTCCGGTGTTAGGGGTCTTCATGACCGTCGCCATCTCCATTCACAACGTCCCCGAGGGCCTCGCCATCTCCATCCCGCTGCGGGCGATGGGCGTCTCCGAGTGGCGGATGGTCTGGTGGGCCGTCTTCTCCTCACTGCCGCAGCCGGTCGGCGCGGTCATCGCCTTCTACTTCGTCCGCATCGCCCGCGAGTTCCTCCCGTTCGGTTTCGGCTTCGCCGCGGGCGCGATGATCTACCTCGTCCTCACCGAGTTCATCCCCGAGGCGCTCGAACTCGGCCAGGGTCTACCAGGGGGCGGCAAGCGGGAACTCCTCGCGGGGCTCACCGCCGGCTTCGCGGTGATGGTGCCGCTGGCGTTCGTCTGA
- a CDS encoding ring-cleaving dioxygenase: MPEPTPTPGIHHVTCIAGDPQRNLDFWVETLGLRLVKRSINQDDPGTHHFFFADAEGTPGTSMTFFPWEDLPQGKVGSGQVSRTAFRVPEGSLDYWEDRFDEYGVDYDERVERFGETVLPFRDPDGLPVELVAVEIPADDPTVPWTEFVPEDAAIRGFHSVTLWEADPEPTMDLLRTMGFEEVGTEQTQGDTPGDERTRFAASGSVGRYVDVLPTIQGGRQGHGTVHHVAFQTPTDADQEAMRAAVRSKGLNPTSQINRHWFRSVYFREFGGVLFELATSDPGYDSDEPLDELGERLVLPGQFDSRRDQIEAGLADVTVPRARPVEADD, from the coding sequence ATGCCCGAACCCACCCCGACACCCGGCATCCACCACGTCACGTGTATCGCGGGCGACCCCCAGCGGAACCTCGACTTCTGGGTCGAGACGCTGGGACTCCGCCTCGTCAAACGCTCCATCAACCAGGACGACCCCGGCACCCACCACTTCTTCTTCGCCGACGCCGAGGGCACGCCCGGGACGAGCATGACCTTCTTCCCGTGGGAGGACCTCCCGCAGGGAAAGGTCGGCTCCGGACAGGTCTCCCGGACGGCGTTCCGAGTCCCGGAGGGGAGTCTCGACTACTGGGAGGACCGGTTCGACGAGTACGGCGTCGACTACGACGAGCGCGTCGAGCGGTTCGGCGAGACCGTCCTCCCGTTCCGCGACCCGGACGGCCTCCCCGTCGAACTGGTCGCGGTCGAGATACCCGCGGACGACCCGACCGTCCCGTGGACCGAGTTCGTCCCGGAGGACGCGGCGATTCGCGGCTTCCACTCGGTGACGCTGTGGGAGGCCGACCCCGAGCCCACGATGGACCTGCTGCGCACGATGGGGTTCGAGGAGGTCGGCACCGAACAGACACAGGGCGACACCCCCGGCGACGAGCGGACGCGCTTCGCCGCGAGCGGTTCGGTCGGCAGATACGTCGACGTCCTCCCCACCATCCAGGGCGGGCGACAGGGTCACGGGACGGTCCACCACGTCGCCTTCCAGACGCCGACCGACGCGGACCAGGAGGCGATGCGTGCCGCGGTGCGCTCGAAGGGGCTGAATCCCACGTCGCAGATCAACCGTCACTGGTTCCGTTCGGTGTACTTCCGTGAGTTCGGCGGCGTGCTCTTCGAACTCGCCACGAGCGACCCGGGGTACGACAGCGACGAACCGCTCGACGAACTCGGCGAGCGCCTCGTCCTCCCCGGGCAGTTCGACTCCCGCCGTGACCAGATAGAGGCCGGACTGGCGGACGTGACGGTTCCGCGGGCGCGACCGGTCGAAGCCGACGACTGA
- a CDS encoding DUF7545 family protein, with amino-acid sequence MVETETYTIEGPDGDVEEIQLPSGLVDIFAEQGEEPTDVVGDIVVQAFAQQAHVVVHHAEGEVPGDLEELNDEMENIFEERFGVSLADAMGHSH; translated from the coding sequence ATGGTCGAAACCGAGACGTACACCATCGAAGGACCCGACGGCGACGTCGAAGAGATTCAGCTCCCGAGCGGCCTCGTCGACATCTTCGCCGAGCAAGGCGAGGAACCGACGGACGTCGTCGGCGACATCGTCGTCCAGGCGTTCGCACAGCAGGCACACGTCGTCGTCCACCACGCCGAGGGCGAAGTCCCCGGCGACCTCGAGGAACTGAACGACGAGATGGAGAACATCTTCGAGGAGCGCTTCGGCGTCTCGCTCGCCGACGCGATGGGTCACTCACACTAA